Proteins co-encoded in one Cinclus cinclus chromosome 9, bCinCin1.1, whole genome shotgun sequence genomic window:
- the LOC134047092 gene encoding uncharacterized protein LOC134047092: MHPLKNLDTDIFSGDFHTLACHTGKAPLASPVENRMYRSVENLHWAAVADCGLYSHCRSLDNEIIFRYRGTSQWTEGCVDVAPVQSTSDFLRNLSLRAKQTSRSAQNVLFPPFAKVPQWLFPSTDERALHRDARKELKEKLRLHSSKVAEPCKPVLPQVALPELMAQDCAVKCCTVLVEHTALRHNLTAGQGLCFAHRIISPEDIKQEAQRRLQLRRQNSSPSLPLQHAGESCEMSKSRTAETVELYSGETDGKVTLGQSKKGCCKGRLYIPTFEEFKQMKSKERNSSDSSSGPADCLKKGLPANKTLEKENSKNVCPEALETKAVDEPAITGEEDDDVFHENRISAGFSQNPATWDGFKMSSPEVKDRTFQASIPDASPVPICSSPIPRSPLQAGAIHCAGQEIFSDEQQKGETRQLNDVLHLTGQSLASEAQSSCCSSLLLEATDLSSYGAKLQKMKDEFIGSALELIKKSCNAESAAKSPSKGRCDLKEADLPPLEDSQQPTAMSMATETWEDKPSNETSSDLPPAGNTPSPACRRSSSDIVHESTDGAKAQRECRLRPHFSDPMPTDSVKRKQLELKIAAAARQHAQKRRQERDYGPVVAKANLGHGGSFDETRRTPKGSLRSRHHWSNVSSLSTDSGIVGVNDARDDLDPIEATRTKSVDVERADSGIGQMPARKWRNRASETLSSLQAWEAHRPCTDCGERDLPVETDVQNCNQRRADLCEKCRKRRTERKESVLEFVNTEASYGEDLRIIKEEFYLPMQAAGLLSQEQLQGIFSNIQELIDLNENFLEILQEEIDQAFDQGDDDLMTVCIGEIFLEFVNMLPAFQTYCLQQSSSVNMLNALEKEKELLRIFLDVSQNDNTALRRMNLRSFLMAPLQRVTKYPLLLSRIIKATTEYHPDHGSLREAKSRIESHLEHINMKTKQEGNTWTLRSFRQDSKKKREVINIEMRETALKTVGWLREETRFVMEGSLQLAQPPDGQWVKKGSKTLKFQNMQVLLLVNMKRVSESSLESAEPGPVKDAVLVLIRDKNNGKFHLLREPLRLSNCIVSTDPDCDDTFELIEIRREAFVFRDSDRARTHHWFRQIRRYSRELGSWKKRRNALPNIMISTPHTRP; the protein is encoded by the exons ATGCATCCACTAAAGAACCTAgacactgatattttttctgGGGACTTCCACACTCTTGCCTGCCACACAGGCAAGGCACCTTTGGCCAGTCCTGTGGAAAACCGGATGTATCGGAGTGTGGAAAACCTACACTGGGCAGCAGTTGCTGACTGTGGGCTGTATTCTCACTGCCGGAGCCTGGATAACGAGATCATCTTTCGCTATAGAGGCACCAGTCAGTGGACAGAaggatgtgtggatgtggcccCAGTACAGAGCACATCAGACTTTCTGAGGAACCTTTCTCTCCGTGCTAAACAGACATCTCGATCTGCACAAAATGTGCTCTTTCCTCCCTTTGCCAAAGTGCCTCAGTGGCTCTTCCCTTCCACAGATGAAAGAGCCCTACACAGGGATGCCAGGAAAGAGCTGAAGGAGAAGCTGAGGCTGCACAGCAGTAAGGTGGCAGAGCCCTGCAAGCCAGTGCTCCCACAGGTGGCCCTGCCTGAACTGATGGCCCAGGA ctgtgctgtgaagTGCTGCACGGTTCTGGTGGAACACACTGCTCTCAGACACAACCttacagcagggcagggactgtgTTTTGCACACAGGATCATCAGTCCAGAAGACATCAAGCAGGAGGCTCAGAGGAGGCTTCAGCTCCGAAGGCAGAATAGCTCTCCCAGTTTGCCCCTTCAGCATGCTGGGGAAAGCTGTGAGATGAGCAAATCCAGAACAGCAGAGACCGTAGAACTGTACAGTGGGGAAACAGATGGCAAAGTCACATTGGGACAGAGCAAGAAAGGCTGCTGCAAAGGGAGACTCTACATACCCACCTTTGAGGAGTTCAAGCAAATGAAAAGTAAGGAGAGAAATTcatctgacagcagcagtgggcCGGCAGATTGCTTGAAAAAGGGTCTGCCTGCAAACAAGAcactggagaaagaaaacagtaagaATGTCTGTCCCGAAGCTTTAGAGACCAAAGCTGTGGATGAACCTGCTATCACAGGAGAGGAGGATGATGATGTATTTCATGAAAACCGCATCTCTGCTGGCTTTTCCCAAAACCCAGCCACATGGGATGGTTTCAAGATGAGCAGTCCTGAAGTGAAGGACAGAACCTTCCAGGCCTCCATCCCAGATGCATCACCAGTCCCTATTTGCTCCAGTCCTATTCCACGATCACCTCTACAGGCAGGAGCAATACATTGTGCTGGACAGGAGATCTTCAGTGATGAGCAGCAGAAAGGAGAGACAAGGCAATTAAATGATGTCCTCCACCTTACAGGGCAGTCGCTGGCTTCTGAAGCCCAGTCCTCTTGCTGTTCATCGCTGCTGTTAGAAGCCACAGACTTATCCAGCTATGGAGCTAAGCTACAAAAAATGAAGGATGAATTCATAGGTTCAGCCTTGGAACTTATTAAGAAAAG CTGCAATGCTGAGAGTGCTGCCAAATCCCCCTCCAAGGGGCGGTGTGATCTGAAGGAAGCTGATCTCCCACCTCTGGAGGACAGCCAGCAGCCCACAGCGATGTCTATGGCAACAGAGACCTGGGAGGACAAGCCAAGCAATGAGACTTCCAGTgaccttccacctgcagggAAC ACCCCCAGTCCTGCCTGTCGCCGATCCAGCTCCGACATTGTCCATGAGAGCACGGATGGTGCCAAGGCCCAGAGGGAGTGCCGGCTGCGGCCGCACTTCAGTGACCCGATGCCAACAGACTCGGTGAAGaggaagcagctggagctgaagaTCGCGGCTGCAGCGCGGCAGCACGCACAGAAGCGCCGGCAGGAGCGAGACTATG GTCCAGTGGTAGCAAAAGCCAACCTTGGCCATGGTGGCAGTTTTGATGAGACCCGACGCACACCAAAGGGCTCCCTCCGCTCCAGACATCATTGGAGCAATGTCAGCAGTCTGAGCACGGACAGCGGGATTGTTGGTGTGAATGATGCCCGGGATGACCTGGATCCCATTGAGGCCACCCGGACCAAATCAGTGGATGTGGAGAGGGCAGATAGTGGCATTGGCCAGATGCCAGCTAGGAAGTGGAGGAACAGGGCATCTGAAACgctgagctccctgcaggcCTGGGAAGCCCATCGTCCTTGCACTGACTGTGGAGAAAGGGACCTCCCCGTGGAGACAGATGTTCAGAACTGCAACCAGAGGCGGGCTGATCTCTGCGAGAAGTGTCGGAAGCGCAGGACAGAGCGCAAAGAGTCTGTTCTGGAATTTGTCAACACAGAGGCCAGCTATGGAGAGGACCTGCGCATCATCAAAGAGGAGTTCTACCTCCCCATGCAGGCAGCTGGACTGctgagccaggagcagctccagggcatcTTCAGCAACATCCAGGAGCTCATTGACCTCAATGAGAATTTCCTGGAGATACTTCAAGAAGAGATTGATCAGGCATTTGATCAG GGGGATGATGACCTGATGACCGTGTGCATTGGAGAAATATTCCTGGAATTCGTAAACATGCTGCCAGCTTTTCAGACATACTGTCTTCAGCAGTCCTCCTCTGTGAATATGCTCAATGctctggagaaggagaaggagttGCTCAG AATATTCCTTGATGTCTCCCAGAATGACAACACAGCACTGCGGCGGATGAACTTGAGGTCCTTCCTGATGGCCCCTTTGCAAAGGGTCACCAAGTACcccctgctgctcagcagaatCATCAAGGCCACCACCGAGTACCACCCAGACCACGGCAGCCTGCGGGAGGCCAAGAGCCGCATCGAGTCCCACCTGGAGCACATCAACATGAAAACCAAGCAGGAGGGGAACACATGGACCCTCCGATCCTTTCGCCAGGACAGCAAGAAGAAGAGAGAAGTCATCAACATCGAGATGAGAGAAACTGCCCTCAAAACTGTCGGTTGGCTGCGGGAGGAAACGCGGTTTGTGATGGAGGGGTCTCTGCAGCTGGCCCAGCCCCCTGATGGTCAGTGGGTGAAGAAAGGCAGCAAAACCCTGAAGTTCCAGAATATGCAGGTCCTCCTCCTGGTGAACATGAAGCGTGTGTCCGAGTCCAGCCTGGAATCAGCTGAGCCAGGCCCTGTGAAAGATGCAGTGCTGGTACTCATCAGGGACAAAAATAATGGGAAGTTCCATTTGCTCAGGGAGCCCTTGAGGCTGAGTAATTGCATCGTCTCCACTGATCCTGACTGCGACGACACCTTTGAACTGATTGAGATCAGGCGGGAGGCGTTTGTGTTCCGGGACAGCGACCGGGCACGGACTCACCATTGGTTCAGACAGATCAGGCGCTACTCCAGGGAGCTGGGCTCCTGGAAGAAGCGGCGGAACGCGCTGCCCAACATCATGATCAGCACTCCTCACACCAGGCCCTGA